One genomic region from Cyanobium usitatum str. Tous encodes:
- a CDS encoding mechanosensitive ion channel family protein, translating into MLVVSTIVPFVLKLVGAVALWIAGGWLIQLAMRIVRKSLRSSSLDATVVGYLINILAAVLRVILVVAILGSFGIQTASFAALLAGAGVAIGAAWSGMLGNFAAGVFLQMFRPFSVGDFITAGGVTGTVEEIGMFVTSLLAPDNVRIIVPNGKLFGDTIHNYSVHGYRRVELVAQLDNSADVGRAIALLKEGIKQVPNQFSGMEAVVEVLEFS; encoded by the coding sequence GTGCTCGTGGTATCCACGATTGTTCCCTTTGTTTTGAAGTTGGTGGGGGCAGTAGCTCTCTGGATCGCTGGTGGCTGGCTGATTCAGCTGGCAATGCGAATTGTGCGCAAAAGTCTGCGCAGTAGCAGCCTCGACGCGACGGTTGTTGGCTATCTGATCAACATCCTCGCTGCGGTTTTGCGAGTGATCTTGGTGGTTGCGATCCTGGGCTCCTTTGGTATCCAGACAGCTAGCTTTGCTGCCCTGCTTGCAGGTGCCGGCGTAGCCATCGGGGCGGCCTGGAGTGGCATGCTCGGCAACTTTGCAGCCGGAGTTTTTCTACAGATGTTCCGCCCCTTCAGTGTTGGCGACTTCATCACAGCTGGTGGGGTCACCGGCACAGTTGAGGAAATCGGCATGTTTGTTACCTCGCTGCTGGCTCCAGACAACGTGCGTATCATCGTGCCCAACGGCAAGTTGTTTGGCGACACCATCCATAACTATTCGGTCCATGGTTATCGTCGCGTTGAGCTAGTGGCCCAGCTCGATAATTCCGCTGATGTAGGCCGAGCAATCGCCCTGCTTAAAGAGGGCATTAAGCAGGTGCCAAATCAGTTTTCTGGCATGGAAGCAGTCGTCGAGGTGCTCGAGTTCAGTTAG
- a CDS encoding aminotransferase class V-fold PLP-dependent enzyme has product MPADFRAQLPALANKTYFNYGGQGPLPSSSLDAITAAWRTIQELGPFSGAVWPFVEQTTSQLRQHLADWFGVPAHRLAFSENVTSGCVLPLWGLPWQAGDELLISDCEHPGVVAACRELAHRQGLVLTTLPVADLRGTAADTNEQVLQRLDRQLSPATRLVVLSHLLWNTGQVMPIAAVAGQLSSHPKHPWLLVDGAQSLGAIPIATAAAAADIYGCTGHKWCCGPEGLGAVALSERVVREARPTLIGWRSLSHEASGQSEFHTDSRRFEVATSCIPLCAGLEQSLHLLEAEGTAEERLALIQQRSGYLWQGLQANPRARTLLEVPPPAGLVSFELRGEDPQRVVKRLGEQGIWLRSLDDPHCLRACTHITSTEAEIDQLLGALQAL; this is encoded by the coding sequence ATGCCAGCTGATTTCCGCGCCCAGCTACCCGCCCTGGCCAACAAGACCTACTTCAACTACGGCGGCCAAGGCCCCCTGCCGAGCTCCTCCCTCGATGCCATCACGGCCGCCTGGCGCACCATCCAGGAGCTGGGCCCCTTTTCCGGCGCGGTATGGCCTTTTGTGGAACAGACCACCAGCCAGCTGCGCCAGCACCTGGCCGACTGGTTTGGCGTGCCGGCGCACCGGCTGGCCTTCAGCGAAAACGTGACCAGTGGCTGCGTACTGCCGCTCTGGGGCCTGCCCTGGCAGGCCGGCGACGAACTCCTAATCAGCGACTGCGAGCATCCGGGGGTGGTGGCCGCCTGCCGCGAACTAGCCCACCGCCAAGGGCTTGTGCTCACCACCTTGCCAGTAGCGGATCTGCGCGGCACTGCCGCTGACACAAACGAGCAGGTGCTGCAGCGATTGGATCGCCAGCTCAGCCCCGCCACCCGATTGGTTGTGCTTTCACACCTGCTCTGGAATACGGGCCAGGTGATGCCGATTGCAGCGGTAGCAGGCCAGCTCAGCTCACACCCCAAGCATCCCTGGCTGCTGGTGGACGGGGCCCAATCCCTTGGGGCCATTCCGATCGCAACTGCAGCCGCGGCCGCCGACATCTACGGCTGCACCGGCCACAAATGGTGCTGTGGCCCCGAGGGACTGGGAGCAGTAGCCCTATCGGAGCGGGTGGTGCGAGAGGCCAGACCAACCCTGATCGGCTGGCGCAGCCTTAGCCACGAAGCCAGCGGCCAGAGCGAATTTCACACCGACAGCCGCCGCTTTGAAGTGGCCACCTCCTGCATACCCCTTTGCGCTGGGCTGGAGCAATCCCTGCACCTGCTGGAGGCAGAAGGCACTGCCGAAGAGCGCCTGGCCCTGATTCAGCAGCGCAGCGGCTATCTCTGGCAAGGACTGCAGGCCAACCCTCGGGCCCGCACCCTGTTGGAGGTGCCGCCACCAGCGGGGCTGGTGAGCTTTGAGCTCAGGGGCGAAGATCCGCAAAGGGTGGTGAAGCGCCTGGGCGAGCAAGGCATCTGGCTGCGCAGCCTCGACGATCCCCACTGCCTGCGGGCCTGCACCCACATCACCAGCACCGAAGCCGAGATTGACCAGCTGCTTGGAGCTTTGCAAGCGCTCTGA
- the aqpZ gene encoding aquaporin Z codes for MGKKLLAEGFGTFWLVLGGCGSAAIAANFPYLTGADIASGNPFGLGFLGVSLAFGLTVVTMAYAIGHISGCHLNPAVSFGLWASGRMKGSELLPYILAQVIGGVLAGGFIKLVMAGGPAFDLVMAGSNPLATNGWGTHSPGGYGFWAALIVELVLTFFFLLVIIGATDRLAPSGFAGLAIGLTLALIHMISIPVTNTSVNPARSTAVAVWAGVEAMGQLWLFWVAPIVGALLAGWVYRNVFSDQAS; via the coding sequence ATGGGCAAGAAGCTTCTTGCTGAAGGTTTCGGTACTTTTTGGCTGGTGTTGGGAGGGTGCGGTAGTGCCGCAATCGCCGCTAATTTCCCGTATCTCACTGGAGCAGATATTGCTTCGGGTAACCCCTTTGGTCTGGGCTTCCTTGGCGTGTCGCTGGCCTTTGGCCTCACGGTGGTAACGATGGCCTATGCAATTGGCCACATCTCTGGTTGTCATCTCAATCCGGCGGTGAGCTTCGGTCTTTGGGCCAGCGGCCGCATGAAGGGATCGGAGCTTCTGCCTTACATCCTGGCTCAGGTGATCGGCGGCGTGCTCGCCGGAGGCTTCATCAAGTTGGTGATGGCCGGTGGCCCTGCTTTTGATTTGGTGATGGCTGGTAGTAATCCGCTGGCTACAAATGGTTGGGGCACCCATTCACCAGGTGGCTATGGCTTCTGGGCAGCCTTGATCGTGGAGCTAGTGCTCACCTTCTTCTTCCTTTTGGTGATTATTGGTGCTACTGATCGCTTAGCTCCCTCTGGCTTTGCGGGCCTTGCTATCGGCCTCACCCTGGCCCTGATTCACATGATCAGCATCCCGGTGACAAACACATCGGTAAATCCTGCCCGTAGCACTGCAGTAGCTGTTTGGGCGGGAGTAGAAGCGATGGGTCAGCTCTGGTTGTTCTGGGTAGCACCGATTGTGGGAGCCCTGCTGGCTGGCTGGGTGTACCGCAATGTGTTCAGTGACCAGGCTTCCTGA
- a CDS encoding UDP-N-acetylmuramoyl-L-alanyl-D-glutamate--2,6-diaminopimelate ligase — translation MTQLLHPVLQQVGLELPVGVANGELSGISCDSRRIGRGTLFVGLPGSQVDGGCFWPQALQAGAVAAVISEAAAALQPPGPGDAVLVAPEPLARWAGELAAAFWSQPSRRLALIGVTGTNGKTTTTYLIEHLAVSSGRPSALFGTLVNRWPGHSVTAQHTTAFADLLQAQLAQAVEAGAQIGAMEVSSHALDQQRVAGCHFSGAVFTNLTQDHLDYHPSMQAYFEAKARLFAEPLLAGGAVVNGDDPWGAQLVSRLGKACWRSSLEDPSAELFIRDLQLGAGGVRGVLQTPAGEGAFHSPLVGRFNLMNLLQAVGALVQQGVPLPQLLEGLANFRGVPGRMERVVVGDGGGDPAVLVDYAHTPDGLANALAACRPFTVGRLICVFGCGGDRDRSKRPQMGAIAAQLADQLYVTSDNPRTEDAQQILADVTAGIAPGASMQVEADRAVAIAAAIAAAEPGDLVLIAGKGHEDYQILGTTKVHFDDREEAEKALRRRRAT, via the coding sequence ATGACCCAGCTGCTCCACCCAGTCCTGCAGCAGGTGGGTTTGGAGCTGCCGGTGGGCGTGGCCAACGGAGAGCTGAGCGGCATCAGCTGTGATTCCCGCCGCATTGGGCGGGGCACTTTGTTTGTGGGGCTGCCTGGCAGCCAGGTGGATGGGGGCTGCTTCTGGCCCCAGGCCCTGCAGGCCGGTGCGGTAGCTGCGGTGATTAGCGAGGCCGCGGCGGCCCTGCAGCCGCCTGGTCCAGGCGATGCGGTGCTTGTAGCGCCTGAGCCGTTGGCCCGCTGGGCCGGAGAGCTGGCGGCTGCCTTCTGGTCCCAGCCCAGTCGCCGGTTAGCCCTGATTGGCGTCACTGGCACCAACGGCAAAACCACCACCACCTATTTAATTGAACATCTGGCGGTTTCGTCAGGCAGGCCTTCGGCCCTATTTGGCACTTTGGTGAATCGCTGGCCAGGCCACAGCGTGACGGCCCAGCACACCACGGCCTTCGCCGATCTGCTCCAGGCCCAGCTGGCCCAGGCCGTTGAGGCCGGCGCCCAGATCGGTGCCATGGAGGTGAGCTCCCATGCCCTTGATCAGCAGCGGGTGGCTGGCTGCCACTTCTCGGGCGCCGTGTTTACCAACCTCACCCAGGATCACCTCGACTATCACCCCTCGATGCAGGCCTATTTCGAGGCCAAGGCGCGGTTGTTTGCGGAGCCGCTGCTGGCTGGGGGGGCGGTGGTGAATGGCGACGACCCCTGGGGCGCCCAGCTGGTGAGCCGTCTAGGTAAAGCCTGCTGGCGCAGCTCCCTGGAAGACCCCAGCGCCGAGCTGTTCATCCGCGATTTGCAGCTGGGGGCAGGCGGCGTGCGCGGGGTGCTGCAGACGCCGGCGGGGGAGGGGGCATTCCACTCGCCTTTGGTGGGGCGCTTCAACCTGATGAACCTGCTGCAGGCGGTTGGGGCCCTGGTCCAGCAGGGCGTCCCCCTGCCCCAGTTGCTGGAGGGGCTGGCCAACTTCCGCGGCGTGCCTGGTCGCATGGAGCGGGTGGTGGTTGGCGACGGCGGCGGCGATCCAGCCGTGCTGGTGGATTACGCCCACACCCCCGATGGCCTGGCCAACGCCCTGGCTGCTTGCCGGCCCTTCACGGTGGGGCGGCTGATCTGCGTGTTTGGCTGCGGCGGCGACCGCGACCGCAGCAAGCGGCCCCAGATGGGAGCGATCGCCGCCCAGCTCGCTGACCAGCTCTATGTGACCTCCGACAACCCCCGCACCGAGGATGCCCAGCAAATCCTGGCCGATGTGACTGCCGGCATTGCCCCTGGAGCCTCCATGCAGGTGGAGGCCGACCGGGCGGTAGCGATCGCCGCCGCCATCGCCGCGGCCGAACCTGGGGATCTGGTGCTGATCGCCGGCAAGGGCCATGAGGACTACCAGATCCTCGGCACTACCAAGGTTCACTTCGACGACCGGGAAGAGGCGGAGAAAGCCCTGCGCCGCCGGCGGGCCACTTAG
- a CDS encoding glutaredoxin family protein produces the protein MLSSTTTSPSPGLPVLLLLTRKGCCLCEGLEQKLRALDLPLALETIDVDGDPALQARFGLEVPVLQVRSAQGDRQLPRVPPRLTGASLQVWLQKHGFSSQDA, from the coding sequence ATGCTCTCCTCCACTACCACTTCGCCCTCCCCCGGGCTGCCGGTTTTGCTGCTGCTAACCCGCAAGGGGTGCTGTTTGTGCGAGGGACTGGAGCAGAAGTTGCGCGCCCTCGATCTCCCTCTAGCCCTTGAGACGATCGATGTGGATGGCGATCCCGCCCTGCAGGCCCGCTTTGGGCTGGAGGTGCCGGTTCTGCAGGTGCGCTCCGCCCAGGGAGATCGGCAGCTGCCTAGGGTGCCGCCACGGCTAACTGGAGCCAGCTTGCAGGTTTGGTTGCAGAAGCATGGTTTTTCCAGCCAGGACGCTTAG
- the yidD gene encoding membrane protein insertion efficiency factor YidD — protein sequence MPTQLLSRGLAALLLALIGFYRQWISPLLGPRCRFIPSCSAYGLEAISRHGPWRGSWLTLRRLLRCHPFTPCGCDPVPD from the coding sequence CTGCCGACCCAATTGCTTAGTCGTGGCCTGGCGGCACTACTGCTCGCCTTGATCGGCTTTTATCGCCAGTGGATTTCGCCCTTGCTTGGGCCCCGCTGCCGTTTCATTCCCAGTTGCAGCGCCTACGGCCTCGAGGCGATCAGCCGCCATGGGCCCTGGCGGGGCAGCTGGCTCACCCTGCGCCGGCTGCTGCGCTGCCATCCCTTCACCCCCTGCGGTTGCGATCCCGTGCCCGATTGA
- the rpsD gene encoding 30S ribosomal protein S4 — MSRYRGPRLRITRRLGDLPGLTRKSAKRSYPPGQHGQARRKRSEYAIRLEEKQKLRFNYGISERQLVRYVKKARAQEGSTGTNLLKLLENRLDNVCFRLGFGPTVPGARQLVNHGHLTVNGRVVDIPSYQCKAGDVVAVRERKQSKQLAEGNLAFPGLANIPPHLELDKNKLVAKVISKCEREWVALEINELLVVEFYSRKV, encoded by the coding sequence ATGTCTCGCTACCGCGGCCCTCGTCTGAGGATCACGCGGCGCTTGGGAGACCTTCCCGGTCTCACCCGTAAGTCCGCTAAGCGGTCTTATCCCCCCGGTCAGCACGGCCAAGCCCGTCGCAAGCGCTCCGAATACGCAATCCGCCTCGAAGAAAAGCAAAAGCTTCGCTTCAACTACGGCATCTCCGAACGTCAGCTGGTTCGCTACGTCAAGAAAGCCCGGGCCCAGGAGGGTTCCACGGGTACCAACCTGCTGAAACTGCTCGAGAACCGTCTCGATAATGTTTGCTTCCGTCTGGGTTTTGGCCCCACCGTCCCCGGTGCCCGCCAGCTGGTGAACCATGGCCACCTGACCGTGAACGGCCGCGTCGTGGACATCCCCAGCTACCAGTGCAAGGCCGGCGATGTGGTCGCCGTGCGCGAGCGCAAGCAGAGCAAGCAATTGGCTGAAGGCAACTTGGCCTTCCCCGGTCTGGCCAACATCCCGCCCCACCTTGAACTCGATAAGAACAAGCTCGTCGCCAAGGTGATCAGCAAGTGCGAGCGCGAATGGGTCGCCCTTGAGATCAACGAACTGCTGGTGGTTGAGTTTTACTCCCGCAAGGTGTGA
- the trpC gene encoding indole-3-glycerol phosphate synthase TrpC, with the protein MEIRRRPPNPKVKVAFLEYAIRHEDSEPRHILEQILWEKDREITAARERVPLEKLKQQVAELPATRDFLAALRASCRKPAVIAEVKKASPSKGVIREDFDPEAIAKGYAAGGASCLSVLTDKQFFQGGFEVLVQVRQAVDLPLLCKDFILSPYQLFQARAAGADAALLIAAILSDQDLAYLLKVARALGLAVLVEVHDGEELERVLGLDGVQLIGINNRDLASFHTDLATTEQLTAVYGERILAKGCLLVSESGLFTRDDLDRVQGAGADAVLVGEALMRQADVTAALESLIGSG; encoded by the coding sequence ATGGAGATCCGTCGCCGGCCGCCCAACCCCAAGGTGAAGGTGGCCTTTCTCGAATACGCCATCCGCCACGAGGACAGCGAACCACGTCACATTCTTGAGCAGATCCTTTGGGAAAAGGATCGGGAGATAACGGCCGCGCGGGAGCGGGTGCCCTTGGAGAAGCTTAAACAGCAGGTGGCTGAGCTACCGGCGACTAGGGATTTTTTGGCGGCCCTGCGGGCCTCCTGCCGCAAGCCAGCGGTGATCGCCGAGGTGAAAAAGGCCAGCCCCAGCAAGGGCGTGATCCGCGAGGATTTCGATCCCGAAGCGATCGCCAAGGGCTACGCCGCCGGTGGTGCTAGCTGCCTCTCGGTGCTCACCGATAAGCAGTTTTTCCAGGGTGGCTTTGAGGTGCTGGTGCAGGTGCGCCAGGCAGTTGATTTACCCCTGCTCTGCAAGGACTTCATCCTGAGTCCGTATCAGCTTTTTCAGGCCCGCGCCGCCGGGGCCGATGCGGCCCTGCTGATCGCCGCAATTCTCAGCGACCAGGATTTGGCTTACCTGCTCAAGGTGGCCAGGGCTCTGGGCCTGGCCGTGCTGGTGGAGGTGCACGACGGCGAGGAACTAGAGCGGGTGCTGGGCCTTGATGGCGTGCAACTTATCGGTATCAACAACCGCGATTTGGCCAGCTTCCATACCGATCTGGCCACCACCGAGCAGCTCACTGCCGTTTATGGCGAACGTATCCTCGCCAAGGGCTGCCTGCTGGTGAGCGAGTCGGGCCTGTTCACCCGCGACGACCTCGACCGGGTGCAGGGTGCTGGCGCCGATGCGGTGCTGGTGGGCGAAGCGCTGATGCGTCAGGCCGATGTGACCGCCGCCCTGGAGAGCTTGATCGGCAGCGGCTGA
- the lpdA gene encoding dihydrolipoyl dehydrogenase: MSDAPLDGSSFDYDVVVIGAGYGGFDAAKHAADHGLRVAIVESRDMGGTCVNRGCVPSKALLAASGRVRELADAEHLAGFGIHAAPVRFERQKIADHANQLVATIRSNLTKTLERAGATILRGQGRLAGHQQVTVRESGSGIERTISARDVILATGSEPFVPRGIETDGRTVFTSDEAVNLEWLPRWLAIIGSGYIGLEFADVYTALGCEVTMIEALDRVMPTFDPDIAKLAARTLINGRDIDARAGVLARKVTPGCPVKIELADMATKELVEILEVDAVLVATGRVPTSAELNLSAVGVETERGFVPVDERMRVLVGGEPVPHLWAVGDVTGKMMLAHTAAAQGTVAVDNILGHSRQIDYRSIPAATFTHPEISSVGLSEADAKALAEQEGFELGLVRSYFKANSKALAELEGEGLMKLLFNKASGEVLGAHIFGLHAADLIQEIANAVARRQSVVQLATEVHTHPTLSEVVEVAYKQAAMAVAG; encoded by the coding sequence GTGAGCGACGCCCCCCTTGATGGTTCGAGCTTCGATTACGACGTGGTCGTGATCGGTGCCGGCTATGGCGGTTTCGATGCGGCGAAGCACGCTGCCGACCATGGTCTGCGGGTCGCCATTGTTGAGTCGCGCGACATGGGCGGCACCTGTGTGAACAGGGGCTGTGTGCCCTCCAAGGCCCTGCTGGCGGCCAGCGGCCGGGTGCGGGAGCTGGCCGACGCCGAGCACCTGGCTGGCTTCGGTATCCACGCCGCCCCGGTGCGCTTTGAGCGCCAAAAGATCGCCGACCATGCCAACCAGCTGGTGGCAACTATCCGCAGCAATCTCACCAAAACCCTGGAGCGCGCCGGTGCCACGATCCTGCGGGGCCAGGGCCGCCTGGCCGGCCATCAGCAGGTCACGGTGCGCGAGAGCGGCAGTGGCATTGAGCGCACGATCAGCGCCCGCGACGTGATTCTGGCTACCGGTTCCGAGCCTTTCGTTCCCCGCGGCATCGAGACCGATGGGCGCACCGTGTTCACCAGTGATGAGGCGGTGAACCTTGAGTGGCTGCCCCGCTGGCTAGCGATCATCGGCAGCGGTTACATCGGCCTGGAATTTGCTGATGTCTACACGGCCTTGGGCTGTGAGGTCACGATGATTGAGGCCCTCGATCGGGTTATGCCCACCTTCGATCCCGACATCGCCAAGCTCGCTGCGCGCACCTTGATCAATGGCCGCGACATTGATGCTCGCGCCGGGGTGCTGGCCCGCAAGGTGACCCCCGGCTGCCCGGTGAAGATCGAGCTGGCAGACATGGCCACCAAGGAGCTGGTGGAAATCCTCGAGGTTGATGCGGTGCTGGTGGCCACTGGGCGGGTGCCCACTAGCGCCGAGCTCAACCTGTCTGCCGTTGGTGTGGAAACCGAGCGGGGCTTTGTGCCAGTCGACGAGCGGATGCGGGTGCTGGTGGGCGGTGAGCCGGTGCCGCACCTTTGGGCCGTAGGCGATGTGACTGGCAAGATGATGCTGGCCCACACCGCCGCCGCCCAAGGCACCGTGGCCGTAGACAACATTCTTGGCCACAGCCGCCAGATCGACTACCGCTCAATCCCAGCGGCCACCTTCACCCATCCGGAGATCAGCTCGGTGGGCCTGAGCGAGGCCGATGCCAAAGCACTGGCTGAGCAAGAGGGCTTTGAGCTGGGCCTGGTGCGCAGCTACTTCAAGGCCAATTCCAAGGCCCTGGCTGAACTAGAGGGGGAAGGCTTGATGAAATTGCTATTCAACAAAGCTAGCGGTGAGGTGCTGGGCGCCCACATCTTTGGCTTGCATGCGGCCGACCTAATCCAGGAGATCGCTAACGCCGTGGCGCGCCGCCAGAGCGTGGTGCAACTGGCCACGGAGGTGCACACCCATCCCACCTTGAGTGAAGTGGTGGAAGTGGCCTACAAGCAAGCAGCCATGGCGGTGGCAGGCTGA
- a CDS encoding TrmH family RNA methyltransferase, producing MIPRDGLGAAEPLTSRRNPLVKQLRLLHESRGRREQGLLLLEGTHLLQEALRLGLQPQDVLATAAWLANHGELVAALPPGCRWRLVSGEVLEAIATTQHPDGVVASLLPPTAVAPGAASFVLALDGIQDPGNLGTLMRTALAAGVGALWLADGADPFQPKVLRASAGAALALPLLRESRQELAERLQAATAAGLQLVVALRPETESVAVTASPMPYWQLDWTRPTVLLLGNEGAGVSAELQALASQRVTIPHSPAVESLNVAVAAAPLLLERLRQQAGA from the coding sequence GTGATCCCTCGCGATGGCTTGGGTGCTGCGGAGCCGCTCACTAGCCGCCGCAACCCGCTGGTAAAGCAGCTGCGTCTTCTGCACGAGTCTCGCGGTCGCCGCGAGCAGGGTCTGTTGCTGCTGGAAGGCACCCACCTCCTGCAGGAGGCGCTGCGTTTAGGGCTTCAGCCCCAAGACGTGTTGGCTACCGCCGCTTGGCTGGCCAACCATGGCGAGCTGGTGGCAGCCCTGCCTCCAGGTTGCCGTTGGCGACTGGTGAGTGGCGAGGTGCTCGAGGCCATAGCCACTACCCAACATCCCGACGGAGTGGTGGCCAGCCTGCTGCCTCCGACGGCAGTGGCTCCAGGCGCGGCCAGCTTTGTGCTGGCCCTCGATGGGATCCAGGATCCCGGCAACCTCGGCACCTTGATGCGCACTGCCTTAGCGGCGGGGGTTGGGGCCCTGTGGTTGGCCGATGGGGCTGACCCCTTTCAACCCAAGGTGTTGCGCGCCTCGGCTGGGGCTGCCTTGGCTCTGCCCCTGCTGCGAGAGAGCAGGCAGGAACTGGCGGAGCGGTTACAGGCGGCAACGGCTGCCGGCCTGCAGCTGGTGGTTGCGCTGCGCCCCGAGACCGAATCGGTGGCTGTTACTGCGTCACCCATGCCCTATTGGCAGCTCGATTGGACTCGGCCCACGGTGTTGCTGCTTGGCAATGAGGGGGCTGGGGTATCAGCGGAGCTCCAGGCCCTGGCCAGCCAGCGCGTCACCATTCCCCACAGCCCAGCGGTGGAATCCCTCAACGTGGCCGTGGCGGCAGCTCCGCTACTGCTCGAACGCCTGCGCCAGCAGGCTGGAGCTTGA
- the murA gene encoding UDP-N-acetylglucosamine 1-carboxyvinyltransferase produces MGLIAVQPPSKTRSLQNPQLEIRGGRRLSGELHVSGAKNSALVLMAACLLTRDTIRLRNVPPLTDIAAMSEMLSSLGGQVHRHGDSLELKGDSINSSTAPYELVNSLRASFFCIGPLLARTGMAKVPLPGGCQIGTRPVVEHVKGLKALGAQVTIEHGVVTAVVPGSGHRLTGGRIHMDCPSVGATETLMMAASLADGETVIDNAALEPEVVDLAGLLIAMGAKVRGAGTSTITIVGVERLHGADYAVIPDRIEAGTFLLAAAITRSHLRVTPVIPDHLGAVLTKLEEAGCTLEHDGVGITIKADQINAVDLRTQPFPGFPTDLQAPFMSLLATARGTSVITENIFENRLQHVGELQRMGAAIRMQANTAFVEGVARLSGAPVQGSDLRASAAMVLAGLAADGITSVRGLEYLDRGYANLEGKLNAAGASIERVCSAA; encoded by the coding sequence ATGGGTCTGATCGCTGTCCAGCCACCAAGCAAGACCCGTTCTCTTCAAAATCCTCAGCTGGAAATCAGAGGCGGCCGGCGCCTCTCCGGCGAGCTCCATGTGAGTGGTGCCAAGAATTCAGCCTTGGTGCTGATGGCTGCCTGTCTGTTGACCAGGGACACCATCCGACTGAGAAACGTCCCTCCGCTCACCGACATCGCCGCCATGAGCGAAATGCTCAGCAGCCTCGGCGGCCAGGTCCACCGTCATGGTGACTCGCTGGAATTAAAGGGCGACTCAATCAATAGCTCTACAGCCCCATATGAGCTGGTGAACAGCCTCAGGGCCAGCTTCTTCTGCATCGGCCCCCTGCTTGCCCGCACTGGCATGGCCAAGGTGCCCCTGCCAGGCGGCTGCCAGATCGGCACCCGGCCCGTTGTTGAGCATGTCAAAGGACTCAAGGCCCTCGGCGCCCAGGTCACTATTGAGCATGGGGTCGTTACGGCCGTAGTGCCAGGCAGCGGCCATCGCCTCACGGGCGGCCGCATCCACATGGACTGCCCCAGCGTTGGCGCCACCGAGACCCTGATGATGGCGGCCTCGCTCGCCGATGGCGAGACGGTGATTGACAACGCCGCCCTTGAGCCAGAGGTGGTTGATTTGGCGGGCCTGCTGATCGCCATGGGGGCCAAGGTGCGCGGAGCTGGCACCTCCACGATCACAATCGTGGGCGTGGAGCGCCTGCATGGCGCCGACTACGCCGTGATTCCCGATCGCATCGAAGCTGGCACGTTTCTGCTGGCAGCCGCCATCACCCGCTCCCATTTGCGGGTAACCCCAGTGATCCCAGATCACCTTGGCGCCGTCCTCACCAAGCTCGAGGAGGCGGGTTGCACCTTGGAACACGACGGCGTTGGGATCACCATCAAGGCTGACCAGATCAATGCAGTCGACCTGCGCACCCAGCCATTCCCTGGCTTCCCCACCGACCTGCAAGCCCCTTTCATGAGCCTGCTGGCCACAGCCCGGGGCACCAGCGTGATCACCGAAAACATCTTTGAAAATCGCCTGCAGCACGTGGGCGAACTGCAACGCATGGGTGCCGCAATCCGCATGCAGGCCAACACCGCTTTTGTGGAAGGGGTGGCCCGCCTCAGCGGTGCTCCAGTGCAAGGCAGCGACCTGCGCGCCTCCGCCGCCATGGTGCTGGCCGGCCTAGCCGCCGACGGCATCACCAGCGTGCGCGGCCTGGAATACCTAGACCGTGGCTACGCAAATCTTGAGGGCAAGCTCAATGCCGCCGGTGCCAGCATTGAGCGTGTCTGCTCGGCGGCTTAA